One bacterium genomic window, CCGCGCGGCGAACTCCTGGTTGGTCATGCTTGACATGATTGCCTATTAGGGCACGATATTTGAATTGTCTTAGCAGTAACAATGATGTGGAGTGAAACGAGGGCTTAAGACTATGAGAAAACGAGTGCTTATCATGGGTGCTGCTGGAAGGGACTTCCATGATTTCAACGTTCATTTCAGGGATAACGACGACTATGATGTGGTCTGTTTTACGGCCACGCAAATCCCCAACATCGAGGGCAGAAAATACCCGCCGGAGCTCGCCGGCAAGCTATATCCGCAGGGCATTCCAATTTACGCCGAGGATGAGCTGGAGACGCTGATCAAAGAGAAGAACATCGACGTTGTCTGCTTCTCGTATAGCGACATAACGCACGAGCACGTGATGCACTGCGCCTCTCGGTCCATGGCTGCGGGTGCTGATTTCATGTTTCTGGGCGCGAAAAGCGCGATGCTGAAGATCGGGAAACCCGTGGTCTCGATCTGCGCCGTCCGTACAGGCGCTGGCAAGAGCCAGACCACACGAAGAGTCAGCGAGATACTTCGGAAACACGGCAAGAAGGTCGCTGTCATCCGGCACCCTATGCCATACGGAGACCTCGCCAAGCAGGCGGTTCAACGTTTTGGGAGCCTAGATGACCTGGTCAAACACAAGTGCACGATCGAGGAGCGTGAGGAATACGAGCCTCATATCAGACGAGGTAACGTGGTCTTCGCTGGCGTGGATTACGCCAGGATAGCTGAGGCGGCGGAGAAGGAGGCGGACATAATACTCTGGGATGGAGGTAATAATGACATCCCATTCCTCAGCCCAGACCTGCATATCGTCGTTCTAGACCCGCATCGGGCCGGCCACGAGCTAAAATACCATCCGGGCGAGACCAACCTCAGGATGGCGTGCGTGCTCGTGATTAATAAGGTTGTTACGGCAGAGCCGGAGAAGATCGAAAGCGTTCTTGAGACCGCCAGGACAATCAATCCGAAGGCCACGGTGATTATGGCCGCCTCGCCGCTTACGGTGGATGACCCAGCCGCCATCAGGGGCAAGCGAGTCCTTTGTGTCGAGGACGGTCCCACGCTGACGCACGGGGGCATGAAGTACGGCGCCGCGGTCATTGCCGCTAGGCGATATGGAGCAAGCGAGATCGTTGACCCCAGACCGTTCTGCGTCGATACAATCCGTGCTACTTTCGAGAAGTATCCTGGGATCGGGACGCTGTTGCCGGCGATGGGCTACTCGGACAAGCAG contains:
- a CDS encoding cyclic 2,3-diphosphoglycerate synthase, whose product is MRKRVLIMGAAGRDFHDFNVHFRDNDDYDVVCFTATQIPNIEGRKYPPELAGKLYPQGIPIYAEDELETLIKEKNIDVVCFSYSDITHEHVMHCASRSMAAGADFMFLGAKSAMLKIGKPVVSICAVRTGAGKSQTTRRVSEILRKHGKKVAVIRHPMPYGDLAKQAVQRFGSLDDLVKHKCTIEEREEYEPHIRRGNVVFAGVDYARIAEAAEKEADIILWDGGNNDIPFLSPDLHIVVLDPHRAGHELKYHPGETNLRMACVLVINKVVTAEPEKIESVLETARTINPKATVIMAASPLTVDDPAAIRGKRVLCVEDGPTLTHGGMKYGAAVIAARRYGASEIVDPRPFCVDTIRATFEKYPGIGTLLPAMGYSDKQIKDLEDTINKTPCDVVLIGTPINLAGLIEIDKPSVRVGYELQEIGSPTLDDVLSEFLAKR